One stretch of Amycolatopsis tolypomycina DNA includes these proteins:
- a CDS encoding DoxX family protein yields MSTAHLIVTIAAAAWVGFSAVSMFARAKWVVEPITEYGVPRAWWNWLGTAKAAGAAGLLAGLFWPPLGIAAAVGLILYFGGALVTVARARSYAHLAFPMLYLAPVVASLVLLP; encoded by the coding sequence ATGTCCACCGCTCACCTGATCGTCACCATCGCCGCCGCGGCCTGGGTCGGCTTTTCGGCCGTCTCGATGTTCGCCCGCGCGAAGTGGGTCGTCGAGCCGATCACCGAGTACGGCGTGCCGCGGGCGTGGTGGAACTGGCTCGGCACGGCCAAGGCGGCCGGCGCGGCGGGACTGCTCGCCGGCCTCTTCTGGCCGCCGCTCGGCATCGCGGCGGCCGTCGGGCTGATCCTGTACTTCGGCGGCGCGCTCGTCACCGTGGCCCGGGCGCGGTCGTACGCGCACCTGGCCTTCCCGATGCTCTACCTGGCGCCGGTGGTCGCTTCGCTGGTCCTGCTGCCCTGA
- a CDS encoding alpha/beta fold hydrolase: MVTETDLVLPGGRSLHVYDTGGPGRPAVFWHHGTPNTGAPPEPLLPLAAELGVRFVSFDRPGYRTSTAVPGRTVGDVAGCVASVADALGIPAFALLGHSGGGSHALATAALLPDRVLAVASLAAVAPVDADGLGWFDGMAAASAASLRAATEGRAVKEKYEATAEFDPDVFTAADTAALGGSWSWLNDVVRAALADGPGGLIDDDLAYVTPWGVDPARITAPALLVHGEQDRMVPAAHSAWLAGRCPHAEYRPSPGDGHLSVLRHAADALTWLADQGSRTSEATTGAR; the protein is encoded by the coding sequence ATGGTGACCGAGACCGACCTGGTCCTGCCCGGTGGGCGCTCCCTGCACGTCTACGACACCGGCGGCCCCGGACGGCCCGCCGTCTTCTGGCACCACGGGACACCGAACACCGGTGCGCCGCCCGAACCCCTGCTGCCGCTCGCCGCCGAGCTCGGGGTGCGGTTCGTTTCCTTCGACCGGCCGGGTTACCGCACCTCCACCGCCGTGCCGGGGCGGACCGTCGGGGACGTCGCCGGGTGCGTCGCCTCGGTCGCCGACGCGCTCGGGATCCCGGCGTTCGCCCTGCTGGGGCACTCCGGGGGCGGGTCGCACGCCCTGGCCACCGCCGCTCTGCTGCCGGACCGGGTGCTCGCCGTCGCGAGCCTGGCCGCGGTGGCGCCGGTCGACGCCGACGGCCTCGGCTGGTTCGACGGCATGGCCGCCGCCAGTGCCGCTTCGCTGCGGGCCGCCACCGAAGGCCGGGCCGTCAAGGAGAAGTACGAGGCCACCGCCGAGTTCGATCCGGACGTCTTCACCGCCGCCGACACGGCCGCGCTCGGCGGGTCGTGGTCGTGGCTGAACGACGTCGTCCGCGCGGCGCTGGCGGACGGGCCCGGCGGGCTGATCGACGACGACCTCGCCTACGTCACGCCGTGGGGCGTCGATCCCGCGCGGATCACCGCGCCGGCCCTCCTCGTGCACGGCGAGCAGGACCGGATGGTGCCCGCCGCGCACAGCGCGTGGCTCGCCGGGCGGTGCCCGCACGCCGAGTACCGGCCTTCGCCCGGCGACGGGCACCTGTCCGTGCTGCGCCACGCCGCCGACGCCCTCACCTGGCTCGCCGATCAGGGCAGCAGGACCAGCGAAGCGACCACCGGCGCCAGGTAG